The region CGCCCACTCGCAGTCGCCACAGGCCAGGCACTCCTCTCACCGGGTCCACGTCGCGCCCGGGGCCTGGATATGGGTTATCCTGCAGACCATCAATGGCCTCACGTAGCCTCATCCGCTGCAGCCGGTCTTGACGCTTCAAGGCCTTCTCAGCCTCACGCGAGACCTCGACCCGCCAGCGGCTCACGATTCGAGCTCCCGGCGCACCTCTTCCCAGGGGCGCAGCCGGCCAGCTTGAATATCAGCCAGGCCCCGGCGCACGGCGGCTAGGTCGCTAGCCGAGAACTCCTCGCCTTCCCCCTCGGTGAGGAGCCACCGTGTGTAGTCGAGCACTTCCTGCGCCTGCTCGTCGGTCAGCCTCTCGACCAACTCCCGTAGGGTCTCCTTGGTAGTGGCCACTGCTCCCTGCCCCTTCACAGCCCGGTCTACTGGGGCTGCACGTGATGGTTGGGTACCCGCGTCTTCTCCGGGCGTGCGCCCCGCGACATAACCGTAGGCCCAGACGACGGTTTAGTCAAATCTCCCCAACCGCAGCGGCCCTTGGTCGGGGCCGGGTGGCGTGGTATGATCCCCTTCGTGCAGGGAGGTGCGCCAGGTGTCTCATTCAAGAGGGGCGGGGGAGGCCTCAAGCCTCTCCGGAGCGGCCCTCGAGGCGATCCGGCAGCGTCTGGACGACCCGGCAGGCGTGGCGCGGCTGGATCCCTACGGCATGCTGCGCCTGATCGAAGGGCTGGCCGACCAGGTTCTGGCGGGCTACGACGCGGGGAGGCGGGCAGCCCCGAACGCCCCGCAGGGTGGGTTCCGTGCCGTGGTGCTGGCGGGCATGGGAGGCTCGGCGATCGGCGGAGACCTTCTGAAGGGGGTCGCGGCCGACCTGTCGCCGGTGCCCGTCGAAGTGGTACGGGACTACCGCATTCCCGCCTACGTGGACGACAGGACGCTGTTCATCGCATCGAGCTACTCCGGCAACACCGAGGAGACACTGGCCGCCCAGGATGAGGCCGCCCAGGCAGGCGCCCGCATCGTGGCCCTCACGAGCGGCGGGCGGCTGGGAGACGTGGCAGCCCGGAAGGGATGGCCCACGGCCCGTATCCCGTCGGGCCTTCCGCCGCGGGCCGCGCTCGGGTACTCCCTGTTTGCGGCCATCGGCGTGATGGAGGCTGCGGGGCTGCTGCCGGAGATGCAGCAGGCGATGGATCAGACGATCCGGGCAGTGCAAGAGGTGCGGGAACGCTGCTCGATGCGCCGGACCATCCGGGAAAACCCGGCGAAGCAGGAGGCCGTCGAACTGGTTGACCGGGTGCCCATCCTGTTCGGGAGTTCGGGCATCGGAGGCGCGGTGGCGTACCGGTGGAAGACCCAGTTCAATGAAAACAGCAAGCACCCCGCTTACTGGACCAGCCTTCCCGAACTCGACCACA is a window of Bacillota bacterium DNA encoding:
- a CDS encoding type II toxin-antitoxin system RelE/ParE family toxin, with the protein product MSRWRVEVSREAEKALKRQDRLQRMRLREAIDGLQDNPYPGPGRDVDPVRGVPGLWRLRVGDFRVLFTVDKARRVVYIIAVRPRGQAYRNLN
- a CDS encoding bifunctional phosphoglucose/phosphomannose isomerase, with translation MSHSRGAGEASSLSGAALEAIRQRLDDPAGVARLDPYGMLRLIEGLADQVLAGYDAGRRAAPNAPQGGFRAVVLAGMGGSAIGGDLLKGVAADLSPVPVEVVRDYRIPAYVDDRTLFIASSYSGNTEETLAAQDEAAQAGARIVALTSGGRLGDVAARKGWPTARIPSGLPPRAALGYSLFAAIGVMEAAGLLPEMQQAMDQTIRAVQEVRERCSMRRTIRENPAKQEAVELVDRVPILFGSSGIGGAVAYRWKTQFNENSKHPAYWTSLPELDHNEVVGWEAPPPAVARQLRLVMLRIGDESPRMQRRFEATRRILEGRASGLVEHTGNGEGHLARAVALLHLGDYVSYYLAIAKGVDPTPVRFIDRLKAELATMR